CTTATCACTAGGTGACTCAGCGTTCTAAGACTTGTAGCTCTGTGATCTGACACCATATGAACAGCAGGGTGCTATGAGATAAGGAACTCCTGTCTTTAATATCTGATCCATAATGGCTCAGGAGTGCAAAAGGCAACTCAATAGTGCAATCATCTATTGATAAGTGACCGTATGTGGACCAGCTGAAAGAAACATAGAATCAGAGCAGTCACATGGTGCAGTTTTTCCTGGGTCATACCAATGCAGACTGAAAGGGGAGAAATAGTATGTTTGAATTCTCCTGATTTCCCATATTAAACGCATCTCCCTCTACATACAAAACAAATGTCAGGGAGAAAACTAGGCTAGAATTCTTTCTTGTGGCTCACTAGTTTCGTACGCACgtgcaatttttttatatatagaagaAACACTGAAAGCTTGACTTACAGTGTAAAATGGGATATGCCTGGACAGCTGCAAAATGTCACTGCTTTGAGTATTTGTTCCCACTCTGGCTGACAAGATTCCATAGCTATTTGTCCTTGATTGCTTTGCCAGCGCATGTTCAATACTGTTACAATAAAGTAGCAGGGAACAGATCACATCAGAAAGGAGGTACATACTTTGCAGTGTACGACAAATGCCTTATCCACTTAAAATACATTAATATGGATGAAATCAAGACCCTCCCAGGAAACATAAACACTTTGCATAATCAGCTGTGTCCCTTTGTAAACTACCAGGTCAAGCATAtatgatataaatataataacatttcacccccattgttcaaaaGCAGAAACTTACCAATAAGGCAGACCAGGGTTCTATTTCCAAAAGTCATTTTGTACCTTCCCCAGGATTGTGTCAGCCTTCATACTCACAtacctgcattttttattttttacttagaAATgagagctgtgaaaaaggcatttCAATCAAATAGATCCAAAGGTTGtcacaagccagccagccagcgggGTGAGTGCATCTGACTGTTTTTAGCCCCCGAGGGGAATTGGATGTTCCAAGACACAGGCGATAAGGACTGATAATCTCTTACTCCTTGTATTTAATTTGACTACATTTGTTTTCCCATTGCAAATCTGCCATGTGATGGACTGTCCAAGGAAGTTCAATCTCGCTTGGAACTCATTTATGCCTGGATCCCACAATAAACAGAGCTTGCTTTATATGACATAATTTCGGGGCTATTTTTGTCACTCCTTTGAAGAAATGTGTTGCTCGCATGATTTCCACCCAGGTCACTCAATGTCAGATCCTCTGGCTTGCACTCCTTGTAAAATGActgctttctcctcccccttctctctctctctctctccctcacccaTCTCAGTTCAGTGCTTGGACAGCTATGACAAGGGGTCTAGTGTTTGCATTCTATTCTGGTCACTGTGAGTTATGGTGATATCATATAAACTAAAGGGTTCCAAAATGCATGTCAAATTAAACCACTGACTAATCCTCATATTTTGCTCGTCTTTCTGCTCCCAGGCTAAAGGTCTGTGTGTCCACAAAATCCTAACGCTCTAATCTGTAGGTGCTGATTTGATTTTCAGCTGAAACTTCCTACGAGGAGAAATCACCATACGTGGCTTGTTGGCCCTGGGGGAATAAGAGCTAAACTTGTCTAAGAGTGAAATACACAGCTCGAGCAAAAGCTGCAGCAAAGTTCAGCCCTCCTCCTTCCATTCGTGATGCACCAGCAGCCACAGAAGCTCTATTTAATCAGCTTAAAGAGAAAGGAAAGCCACGGGAGACATCTGAGCTGGCACAAATCGTCACCTGATGCTGGCCAAGCAAGTGCTCTCATCTCCTGTGGACCATCTCCTGTGCCGGAAACAGAGGTGAGAGAAATGTCTGGAGGATGTTACTGAATTCagctttatgaatgaatgaatgcaggagACAATGTATACTAGCAGGATGCTAAACTGGAAAGGGATGTGAAGGGCTCTATTAAGTTGAAGGAGCAGAGCTGATGGTTGTTCTTCAAGTGCTTCCTCGTCCAGTTGAGTTTCACAGCTGCAGTGTCTTTCCTTCTTTTCATTGACAAAAAGGCTTTAGAGCATTTTGTTCTGCGCAATGAGTTACTTTCTGTCCTACTGCAAAGGACATTGTGGTTCTGTGTTGTCTCAGTACCAAACCCTCCGCAGCGAAGGCTTGTTGTGTGACATTTTGTTGAAGGTGAAAGAAAATGAGTTCCCTGCTCACAAGTCTTTGCTGGCCTGCTCCAGTGATTACTTCAGGGCAATGTTCAAGAGTTATACCAAAGAATCAAAGGCTGCCATCATTCACCTGCAAGTCATCTCAGCCACTGGTTTGCAACACGTTCTGGATTTCATTTATACTTCTTGGTTGCCTTTGTCTTTTGCCAGCCTGGAAGACACGTTGGAAGCTGCTACCTACCTGCAAGTGTCTGAGGCAGTTGTCTTGTGCAGCCAATATTTGGCTAACAATCTTACCCTAGAGAACTGCTGCTTTTCTGCCAATGTTGCTGCAAGATTCTATCTTCCAGATGCTTTGTCAGCTGTAGAAAAATATCTCATTTTTAATTTCTGGAAACTCCTAGACCTTGATTTTGCAGAACTGctagaactgaatttcagatctttgaagGCAGTAGTTGAATGTTCAGATCTGCCTATGGTGAAGGAATCTAATTTGCTAGATCTATTGCTGAAGTGGCTGAAGTATGATAAATTGAGGCTGACACATACAACTAGCTTATTGGAACACATACGATATGGTCTTATTCCTGTGGAAGATCTGAGAAAAGTCTACACTCAATCAGAAGTGCCTCTAACAGCCCCCATAAAATGCTTAATCATAAAAGCAATAAACTACCACTCATTCATCTTTAGGCAACCTATCCTACAGGATAAGTACAGCACACTGAGAAACCAGAAGACGCGGATTATCCTGCTTGGAGGTATGATTCAACatgaagggcccagcagggatgTGGTGGCTTTTGATGTTTACAATCATAAATGGCAGATTTTAACACAGGTGCAGGATCGACTACAAAATCACTGTGTGTGTACAGTTGGGAACTTTCTGTATGTGCTAGGTGGAGAAATAGAAGATTTGCAAAGTGAAACGAAAAGTCCCACTTTAACAGTGACAAACAAAGTCCATCGCTATGACCCCAGATTTAACAAGTGGATACAAATCAACGGCATGCTAGAAAAAAGATGCCACTTTTCTTGTTGCATCCTAGAAAACACCATTATTGCAATTGGCGGTCAAGGTGAGGATGGATCATTACATTCATCTGTCGAAGCCTACAACATTAGCCGAGACACATGGACAAAAGTTCGAGATTTGCCATGCAAAATCCATGGTCATGCCGGCACTGTTTGCAAGAATAACATTTATATATCGGGTGGCAAAAGCACAAATCAAAGTAACACAAGTAAGGATTTGTACTCTTTGACTACACTAGAAGGGCAATGGAAAAAGCAAGCCCCCATGAGCATTGCCCGGTTTGGGCATCAGATGGCCACCATAAGAGATTGCATCTTTACATTTTTAGGCCTTTATGAACCATTCTCTGAAATTGAAAAATACAATCCTGACCAAAATCAATGGACTCGTCTAAGGCCATTGGTCTATGATCGATTTAGTTATGGTTTGGCAGTAGTGGAGGAAACTGCCCTTCTCATTGGGGGGAAGAAGTGGCAAGATTCCCAGGAGATTCCAACTCAGGATGTGGTGGGCTATGATATAGACAATGACTGTTGGGAAGAAATATGCAAAGCTTCATTGCCTTGGTATGGATTGCAGTGTGCTGTGCTAGAGCTTTCTGAATTACTAGAGGCTAAAGACATTCAACAACAAAAGAGACTAACTGTTTAGGTAACAACTCACCATAAAATGATCTGCAAGGACAATTCCGTAACATCTCCAGAATGTCTAAATATTAAAAATGTTGTCCCATTCTATATTGAGATAATATTGTGAATCAGTAAATAGGCTTGAATTTTGTATTTCAAATCACAGAGTAAAACAGGTAAAGACTAAGAACTTATTGCCAATAAGAGCTGTACATAAACAACTGTTTTGTTTTCAGTAATAACTGTGAATTAATACCTGATTTGCAGAACATAAAGTGAATGTGTGAAGAAAGAGgcatattaaaaaaatagaatggaAGAATCCATTTATATGCCTCTTTCTTCATACCTTCACTTTATGTTTGAAGCAGGTATTCATTTGATACAGGAATTAGAGGCTGCATAATTGCATGATGTTATTGTATTGTCCACATGATCCCAGTTCATTTTTTTAGTCGTGCCAAAGCTTCAGAATGGGGGAAAGCACTGCAAACTgcacaaaaaagcaaacaaaactttGCACTCCTTAAATTTCTGTCATGCTTTCCATTTTAATTGGTGAAATTTTGACACAGTTGTTCTAAACTAAGGCATAGAGTTAGCAGCTGGTCTAACTATTATAAGGTTGAGTGGAACATGAAACAATTGTATCTTGTATTCGAGAACTAACACCCTGTACTCTGTGCCCTTTAGGACCATAAATGGGGTGGAGATGTTTGTTTCTAGTTGCTGAATGACTCTGTGCTTCAGCACACTTATAAAAGCTGCCCATGGGTATATTGTGCACGATGCATTTCTGTTTGAAGAGGTAAAGGAATTTTCTGCTTTGACTTCAAAAAGGCACCAGCAGCCTCTTTCTGCATTACTGCCAGGGTAGGATGTAGTTTTAAGCCATGCCTCATTCACAGACTTGCAGATATGGCATTTGATTTCAGAGTGTGAAATCTGACTGTAACTTAACCTTATCATTTTAAATATTCGCTTTCAAACACAATCTATTTTATAGCATATCCCTTTAGTCTGAAAGCACTGAAGATGCACAGAAGCACTTCTCAGTCCAATGTACAAAGAAGGCAGCACAATGAAAAAAACGATGGCACTCTTTCATGCCAGACAGTCTTACAAGATGAGGCTGAATTTTATGCTTGGAACAAAGTCACAAACACTGTCTACAGCAAGATAACATGCAGGCAGAATTACTGTTGCATAGCAACAGGATGCAGTTGTATAAGATGCCCTATAGGCCAATCCTAAGAATTTGTTGGCATGGTCTCACTCTGTACCAGTGTTACACAGCCAACTGGGTCAAGGAGGGGCACTCATTCTAAAGTTTCTGGGGATCCTCAATTTCCCATAAACCCACCAGTTCCTTGTATAAATTTAAAAGACTCCTAGCTGTACTGCATTTGTAATCCTTTTCTTCCACAGAGAAGCTTCAGTGTAGGAAGAAACATGTAGctcatgaatatatttttttaactttAGGAAAATAGtacagacatttttaaaaattccaggaACGTCTAATGTTATCTGTTGCAATACatattcttttttctattttaaatttttaGGTTCTTGGTTTGTGTTCATTATGCTGTATTGGACtgtgcttttattgtattttatgctgcgaTCCATGCTGTGGATACTGTGAGACAGTGTGGCAGGATAATTCAATCAATAAAATAAGAGCAACAGTGTCAGATGATCACACACATGTGAATTTAATCCTGTGTGTGAAAGAAGCTATGATTGGTCACACCTTTTCAGATTGTTTACTGGAAAGCCTTGAGTAGCCCTAGCTTCACAGCTGTACATTGAACTAAATACAAACATTAGCATATGTATCTACTAGATATAACCTTCATACTTTATCAATGAAGGAAGGACTTTCTGTGTAGGAGAAACATGTGAGGTAAAGGTCTACACTGATCTTTCACCTTTCTACCCAGAGAAATTTTTGCCTGCAATTTACAACAAAAAGCTGTAATCCACAACCTACAAGAATCGTATGAAGCTACAGATTAAAGAATTAGGAACACAAGGAGATGGTTTAGAGCagaggttgtcaacctggtccctactgcccactagtgggcgtttcaggattctgggtgggcggtagggggttatacagcacaagctgaatcctccttccatcaagcactggtgggcagtaaggaaattttaccaaccagaaagatgcattagtgggtggtaggtataaaaaggttgactacccctggtttagagtcAGACTGTTGCTCTATCTAGTCCAGGGTCAGCTGcaagcagatctccagggtttgtGATAGGGGACATCCTCAATGCTACCCATAGATGCTAGGGATTGGCACCTTTcagatgcaaagcatgtgctttaccactgagctatggccatttcCTATTTCTATGCAGGATACTATGCAATTCTGGTACGATGCAGGAGTCCTTATTAAACTATTAAGTGATCCTGTTGCAGGTTGATTTTGACCATAAGGCTATGGTTATGTCTAGAAATATCACTTGATGTACATTGCGAATTCATAAAATGTCGAGGGGGGATGCAGCAGGAGTCAAAAATCAACATTAGGAACAATTAACACGATCGTTGTTCAAGCATTTTTATGTGAGAAATATACAAAATATCACAAGTTATAACAAACAAATCATGCAGTCAAATAATTTGTTTATACAAAGAGATTCTTATAGATGATATAAATAGTTGACTGGACCTGTAAATTCATACAAATCTTAATGCATGAATTGCCATTCAGTCTTAATTGAATACAGATTTACGTAAAATTAGCTGTAAAAAGGCCACTCTCCTGTACAGTTGTGCAAAGTTTGCAAGACGCTTGGAATCCAAAATGCAGCTGAAAAGAAACAAGCAATGCTTTGATCCTTCTTTTAGTCCCAAGAGCAGAAAATAATTGTGCTCTTAAATGTTTATAAGTACATTCACTGCATTGAACAGGCTATAGCTGGAAGCTAGCTGAGAGAGTACAATTCATAAGAAAGAATGGTTTTAAAAGATGTATCCCATTTGGGGGTTTATCAGCTCATCTCTCAACTTCTCCCATCTGCAGAAAAGCATTAAGAAGCCACAAGGACTTTTTCTTTTGTCATGCTCAGTCTTGGCAAAAATTAAGGTGCTGATAGATAGAGGGCATCTCTAGCCAGGCACAGATGGGTTTAATCATTAATGCTGCAACTTCTGTAGTATTTTTGCTTATTGGGAAGCTGACTGTATGGGGCATCTCCAGACCAATTTTGTGGCAAGCATGTAGAGTGCAGCCAACCCCCTGCGATACAAGGGTCTCATGATACGAAGGTACCTAACATTCTTCAGGAGGTGTGATGAGTGAAATTTGCTTCCTAGCATCTCCCAAACATCATCAGCACGAAACAAAGATTTTTGCTAATGTCATTCAAGGGCGAGTCTGACTGAGGGTGAACAGGCAACATGTAACTCTCATGCATTACCTTCCTCAGATGGCTTAGCTATGCTAAGGAAACTTCACCCATCCCTTTCCCAACACTGGAGTGTCcagtgctgctactgctgccttgGAAACTACAAGTGGCCACTGTAAGCAGCACCCTCTCCCTCACTACCTCCCCTGATATTCCAAGGAGAGGGAAAGCTACTTCCTGTTACCAAGAGTTTAGATCAGTTCCTGCTGCTGACCTTCATCTTCCCACCCTTGCTCGCATATGCTCCGAGAGAGAATGCAAAACGAACTGAACTAGACAAGCAGCGTCTCAATTTCATCTCCTTCCTCCCTCAAAGACACACCAGAAGGTATATGCATTCTAGCGCTTGCTCAAGGATGCAGACTGTAGGTGTGTATGCATTTATATTGAACGTGGAAATTGATAATGCTACCACCCCCTTCATCTGTGCACTccaaaataaaaagataaaatggAAAAGGCCTGTGTCCATTTAACCCTAATTTCTCTAGCTAAATTTACTACCTTTTCAACTCCAGGAGCTCCATAGCAAAGGATGGTATTTCCCTCCAAAATGTTAATGGTGAAGAGACAGAAGGGTGGGATAACATACGATCGCCATGCACATCACAAGCCACACCTCCACATCGCAAGGGCACTAAGTTGTTTCACATCTGGAAAGGCCTGCACTGGACCTCTTGCACTGGAAACTCAAAGATTACCTGCAAATCAGACAATGGGATGACAATGGAAAATAAATAGGAGTGCAATAGTTTGGGAGAAACATTGTATGGATTCTGAGGAACGCATGAATGAGAAGAAACGTTAAAGTGCCACTGGTTATAGTCATGCCACTTGTGCTAACGTAATAATCCGTTTCACATGGCATGCAAGTAATTCTGTATCAATATGGATCTTGTTTTGGATAGAGAAATATCCCATTGAGCCTTCTTTCTGCTCAAATAATGATTTCTGGGAATTTTGTATGACTGAATTTGCATATAATGCTAAGCCACAGTTTATTGCTGTGTGGAGAAGCTTCAACGAGCGTGATGTCAGGCATATGTATTCCacctcccccacctcctcctgatGGAAAGATGACTTCTGGCAAGCatagtttcatttttaaaggatCTAGGCTTATAGTTATGTTGAAACCAGGgatcctggtttaaaacaaactctGGCTTCATAATGCATTGTTTGAAGCTGAACTATTAGGAAACTGGCCAGAGTTTGTTTTAaattaggatatatggtttgaACATGACTATAATCCAAGATTCTTTAAAAGTGGAAGTAAAGTAGTCAAAAGTCCTCCTCTAGCttacaggagaaggagaagggatgGAGGCATCCATGAGCCTAACTCTTTACTCAAGCTCATGGGGCCTTTTCATGGAGCACTATGGCATGTTTTTGTGTTATGTAGGAAAGCAGCCTATTAAGGGAACTGAGAACCACATTAATTGTGTATGGAAATTTATGTATTTTGATAATGTGCTGAACCCACCCACCTATGCCCCCTTCCTATTTACCAGAGTTTTCAGAACATCTCATATTTAAAGCAGGAATTTACGTGAGCTGGCACATTTGAAACATTTTAaagtttgactttaaaaaaaaatcactgaatGGAAACTTTTGGTTAAcagtacaatatttttttttctgcaAAAGAGTCAGAAGAGGCCAACATAGGGCAATAATATTGTCCAGTCAGGTCTCTGCCATAACTGAAACAAGGAGAGCCCTTTATCCTCAAATTAAATCTGTGCTATAGGTTGTATGTTAACTATCCCTcaaaagactggaaaaatgaaactTTGACTGTTTAATATATAATGTAGCTTATGAAAGTCCAGTTTACCCCTCTTATTCCCTGaccgttttttaaaatgcaatcctAATCACAGCATTatactttttttcattttttaaaatatctaaaaTATTCCACCAAATATAAAAGTTTAATTCCCACACTGGCCAAAACAAAGGCTGTATTTTGAAAGTGTAACTCATTACAACAGTTAAGATACTATTAAAATAGGAAACATATTTGACAATCAGTAATAAAACACTGTTCTTGTGCCATCTTTTCACTTGATAAATCAATGTAATCCTCCAAAATATATactcattaaaatatatatattttaatcctTAACGACAATGGTCACGATCCAAGGAAAGCAACATGCATGTGTTTCTCTTCGGTTTAAAAGTAGTTTAGACTCTTCAGCACCAATATCAAACAAAATGTGCAGGATTCTGTCCCACGAGTGCATATTCCTTCTTTGGATCGTAGCCAGTGTttgtaaacataaacataaactgaGCATCAGCAGCGTAAAAAGTATGTAAGTATTTATTCGCACAATGACAATGGAATTTTTACTTTACTCATatcataaacaataaaatagaTCTCCTGTCAGTCGATATAAAAGCTACTCAGTGTACTTGATAAAGGTCTGAAGTGCCACAAAGAGGCAAAAATCATTTTCATTTATACATGTGTTTCAATATAGGAATGTGTGTGCGCTAAAGAGTCTAGAAGAGCATCAACTTCATCAGAGTCATTTACAAGGTCCTCTGAAGGGTTGTTCTGAGAACTATCCAGAAACAGGTCAAGGTACATTTGTTTCCAGTCTTGAAAGTCTTTAGATGTCAAATCTGGATTATCCAGAATTTTATCTATGATGGctacttcttcttctctggcctggaagaaaacaaaaagatcTATTCATAATGAGGAACAAAGTACCCTTCGTCTTGTGCTGTTAGCTCTTAAAGAACATGCCTGAGATACCATTGTACTTTGAGATGCCATTTCTAGATAAAAACCCTAATAGCTTCATTTTAAGAACAGTGGGAAACTCCCTAAAAAAATATCTGAAAACCACTCTGTTTGGTGTTTCAACTAATTTGAATGTTTGCTCTAAATTAGTGGTGGTTTGAGATTTTGGAACTTCCCCAAGAAACTTTCCTAAAGTGGTGTATATGTAGCTGTGATGGAAACAAGCCAAGAACAAAggggaggaaagcggggggggggggcggggggcggggagcgggggggggggaatacagaaAATGACAAGCAACAGAACATAAAGAGAATCTCTGCCATATCAACAGAAAGATGCTAAGGAACATAATGGATTTCTTTCTGGTGTCTGAGGAATCAATTTATCATTACACTATTTACTATGTATTGGCAAAAAGGGAATTCTCAGAGCATGGTACCTGGATACATAAAAAATTCTGTACTCCTATGAGAATTTTGAAAGCTGGGCAAAATTATTTCATATTCTGAAGTACACAAAGCAATATGATAGTATCTAAATATCTGTGACATCACCAGGCTTATGGATAATGTCTTCATTTACCACAGAATGGACCAGAAGCAGATTAACTCTTCATTAAAACGGGAACTGAGGTAAacgtgtttgttgttgttgagaaactaaagttttctttctctcttcgaACCTCTTTTGTGTACAGCATTTCCCAGTGCCCATCTATTTTTTAATATGTGCAATATATCGCTTGAGTTCTATGCAGG
The sequence above is a segment of the Podarcis muralis chromosome 4, rPodMur119.hap1.1, whole genome shotgun sequence genome. Coding sequences within it:
- the KLHL34 gene encoding kelch-like protein 34 — its product is MSYFLSYCKGHCGSVLSQYQTLRSEGLLCDILLKVKENEFPAHKSLLACSSDYFRAMFKSYTKESKAAIIHLQVISATGLQHVLDFIYTSWLPLSFASLEDTLEAATYLQVSEAVVLCSQYLANNLTLENCCFSANVAARFYLPDALSAVEKYLIFNFWKLLDLDFAELLELNFRSLKAVVECSDLPMVKESNLLDLLLKWLKYDKLRLTHTTSLLEHIRYGLIPVEDLRKVYTQSEVPLTAPIKCLIIKAINYHSFIFRQPILQDKYSTLRNQKTRIILLGGMIQHEGPSRDVVAFDVYNHKWQILTQVQDRLQNHCVCTVGNFLYVLGGEIEDLQSETKSPTLTVTNKVHRYDPRFNKWIQINGMLEKRCHFSCCILENTIIAIGGQGEDGSLHSSVEAYNISRDTWTKVRDLPCKIHGHAGTVCKNNIYISGGKSTNQSNTSKDLYSLTTLEGQWKKQAPMSIARFGHQMATIRDCIFTFLGLYEPFSEIEKYNPDQNQWTRLRPLVYDRFSYGLAVVEETALLIGGKKWQDSQEIPTQDVVGYDIDNDCWEEICKASLPWYGLQCAVLELSELLEAKDIQQQKRLTV